Part of the Drosophila pseudoobscura strain MV-25-SWS-2005 chromosome 2, UCI_Dpse_MV25, whole genome shotgun sequence genome, TCTGGGCCAATTATGATTTCTGATTCCGTGAGTGGTTCGGACACACCACCTTGCCATCTTTTCCGCTTAAAATTAGGATGGTAGGCCTGGATGGGGTCCTGCTCCGCAGTGCAGTGCTGGTGCGCTGATAACCGAGGGAGAACGAGCCTTGCCCTTATTATGCGTCTCTTCAATTATTACACCACACCTCCAGGGAATATTCGAAAGActggggcttgggcttggaACTGGGATGGCTTGGTTCTATGGATATTATATACGATAACAGAAGATGACCATTTTATGATAACTTTGTATGCTGTGCGCAGGCAATTGCAGAAGGGGAGTTAATCATCTGAGGAATTTTCCGGGTCTTATAAATCTGCTTTGGCTTTGTAGTCGAACAGCGGAGAGGGGAGGCAAAGAAACGGTAGAATTTTCTCTTcaaacacacccacagacAAAAGAAATGCCGCAACGACCTTGTTTacatacaaacaaattttattaaataagtTTTTACATAATGCACACATTTGTGTTGTGTATTAATACgctttgtatttgtatttctaCGTGAGATTAGCCCTTCTATATGCGGGCCTTTCTATTGGCTAATTGCCACCAAATCAACAACAGCTGGTGACCGACTGTTCTACCACACTTCACACTTTTGAACTGGATTCATGGGGGATCCTTCGGGACACTGGAAGTCCTTGGCAAAGTCCTtcatgttgctgagcgagcccAACACACGGAACTCGGATGGCGAATGCACGCCGGTGGTGATGCGCATCTTGAGAGATTCTGCAAGCCAAGGAGATTCTTCAGTAAAAATATCTCAAGATATTGAGCTGTTTATGTGTACGTACCTTTACGATATTTGGCACACCAGGTCTGGCCGGCTGAGATCCAGAACATTTGCTGCGGCGTATAGTCCAGGCCGGGCAGCTTGGGCTCCTCTCCGTGCTTCTGCACCCATCGCTGGTAAGCAATGTACGACTCCTTCACACCGCCATTGTCGGCAATGTTCTCACCCTGCGTATTGATGCCATTCAACTGCCAAGGAGAGTTCCATTTAGAATTGAGCTAAACTTTCAAACAGTAAATATGACTTACATGGAGACCTGTGGCACGTTCCGTGTAGTTGCCGTACTGATCTATTATGCACTGGGCCTTGGAGAGGTAGGCCTTTTGGGTGTCCGGCTGCCACCAGTCGCGCAGATTTCCCTTGACATCGAACTGGCGACCCTGATCGTCGAAGCCGTGGGTGATCTCGTGGCCAATCACGTAGCCAATGGCTCCGAAATTCATGTATTTGGGACGCTGGGCATTGAAGAAGTGACCCTGGAGTATTCCCGCGGGGAACTCTGTCAAAATCAGGAGGAAAAGTATATATTAGAGACCCTGTTTGCTGCGGAAAACTCATCCGCTTACGTATGCTGTTCTCCAGGGACGAATAGAAGGCATTCACGATGGCTGGACGGGCGTGACGCACCCAATCCGTTTTGTTGACGGGGAGACGCAGCTTGTTGAATGAGTAATCGGTGCCGAAGATGTTCATGCCCAGGAAGGACTCGAAGTATTTGTCGGGATCGATGTCCAGCTTAGCGTAGTACTTGGCCAGTTTTTCATTGTCGAGCATCTCGTCTGGATAGCCGATGTGCGTGGCCATGCTGTGGAGCTTCAGCTTAGCCTCCTTCTTGGTCTTGGTATCCATCCAGTTGACCTCGTCCAGAATGTCGTTGAAGACAGCCCTAATGTCGTTGACCATGTCCAAGGCATTCGCCTTCGAGTCCTGGTTGAAATGCTTGCGCACGTAGAGCGAGCCGACCGATATTCCCAGGCTGATGTTCGAATGTTGATTAATTAGATGTGATGTCGTTTGTTGGAGATTGGAgattgttgattgttgattgGAGTTGAAGTTGGAGGTGTGCAGTTATTGAAATGGTGGAAGAGTTGGCGTGAAAGTGAAACACAAAATGAATATGCATAATTAAGATATAAGTCTGGTTAAGTCGCTTTGATAGGTCGCTTGATTGGCTACCCGGAATGCTGGGACCATGGGTAAGTGAGCAAAGTAAAAGAGCCGCCTAATGGGATCGAATGTGAACAAAAGTGCTCTGAAACTCAAAATGAAACCAAACCCACTTATCGACACTAGAATACCGCTATGCAGCGATTTCGATAAGCAGCGGCTGTtaccgttgttgttgttgttgttgttgttgttaaatGTGGGTCTGTTAGCACTAAACTAATCGTATTATTGGACAAACGGTTTCCTTCATTCATACAGTTGTGCGTTTCTGTGCCTGGGCATGTCTGTGCGATTGTGTGCTGTGTATTGGCTGTATTGTGTTTTATAGTTCCCATGTGAAAATTTCGGAAATTTTGAATGCGTTTCTCTAAATTTTGTAAGTACCTATCGttatcttcttcttcttcatccATGCTGCAAAATCAcaaagaaaccaaaagaaGATACAGTAACAAGTGAAACTTGCTGCAGAtagaatacatatgtacatagtatgCAGGTGGCAAGGCCTAACCAAGGCATCTACGAAGACAGCCTCCCGATCACCGCAGCCCAAGAGACAGCCGAAGGGGGACACACTAACCTGCCAGTGGCGATGTCGACGCACTCCTTCCAGCgggcctcctgctcctggcgTCCGGACAGGGCTGTGGCATACTGCAGCTGCCTCTTGCGGAACTCCTCGCTGAGGAATCCGATCGAGAAGGAGTGGATGCGCCAGAACATGTAGTTCGCAATGTCCCGCTGGGGCGTCTTGGCCAAAAGCTTGCCGAGGTCCTCGAAGAAACTGGGCACGGACAGATTGATCATCTCGTCATCGGCCATGCTGAGACCCTCGGGCAGCAGGGCATTCATGTAGTCCACCCACTGGACATAGGGATAGGCGGCCTGAAGCTGCTGCGGACTCCTCAGATTGTAGAGCTCCGAGGAGTTGCGACGCTTCTCGTTCGGCCACGAGATCTACGAGAAGCGAATATTACAGCACGGATTGGGTAACGGCCAGAGTAACTTACATTTGCCAGCGCCATTTCAAACTCGAGAGACTGCAACAGCTCCTTCTTGGCCTGGTCTTTTTTGGCGCCGAAAAGCACAGCAATGTCCaccatatactcgtagtagGCCGTAACCAAGGTCTCATTGAATCCCTTGACCAGATACTCGCGACTGAGGGCCAGCGCTGACTGATCAAGCTGCAATTCAGAGAAAGTCCTCAGTTATAGATCATTCCAGAGGTTATTTCGTTACCGACATCTATCAATCGCTTTGTGCTGTTCTGAAGATCCACTCCGATGGAAAAGTCAATGATGTAGTCCATGCTGAAGCCGGCGTTTCGGAATTTCTTGACCTGCTCTTGCCAGCTCCAGGTGTTATCCGCGTTCCAGGCCTCGCCCTTCAGCAGTGGCCAACCGCCCAGGGACTCGGCCATCCTGGTGATGGGTTCAGCGCCCCGAGACTCGATGAGAGCTGTGGAAGAGGATCA contains:
- the Nep2 gene encoding neprilysin-2 isoform X1; the encoded protein is MQTVIKNPSWWRRRTKLERSLLIVSSILFVVAAAVLGLWLNDVLRSRGSNMGTDGGESPKATALHGDTTSMNQVPVAPVKGKSEMDNACLSRECIHTASTVLRKMKPEVEPCDNFYEFACGTYIEEENIPDDKVAISTFSVISDKLQEQLKDIITADRPDTEPKHFRLPNLLYKACMNKTLIESRGAEPITRMAESLGGWPLLKGEAWNADNTWSWQEQVKKFRNAGFSMDYIIDFSIGVDLQNSTKRLIDLDQSALALSREYLVKGFNETLVTAYYEYMVDIAVLFGAKKDQAKKELLQSLEFEMALANISWPNEKRRNSSELYNLRSPQQLQAAYPYVQWVDYMNALLPEGLSMADDEMINLSVPSFFEDLGKLLAKTPQRDIANYMFWRIHSFSIGFLSEEFRKRQLQYATALSGRQEQEARWKECVDIATGSMDEEEEDNDSLGISVGSLYVRKHFNQDSKANALDMVNDIRAVFNDILDEVNWMDTKTKKEAKLKLHSMATHIGYPDEMLDNEKLAKYYAKLDIDPDKYFESFLGMNIFGTDYSFNKLRLPVNKTDWVRHARPAIVNAFYSSLENSIQFPAGILQGHFFNAQRPKYMNFGAIGYVIGHEITHGFDDQGRQFDVKGNLRDWWQPDTQKAYLSKAQCIIDQYGNYTERATGLHLNGINTQGENIADNGGVKESYIAYQRWVQKHGEEPKLPGLDYTPQQMFWISAGQTWCAKYRKESLKMRITTGVHSPSEFRVLGSLSNMKDFAKDFQCPEGSPMNPVQKCEVW
- the Nep2 gene encoding neprilysin-2 isoform X2 — its product is MQTVIKNPSWWRRRTKLERSLLIVSSILFVVAAAVLGLWLNDVLRSRGSNMGTDGGESPKATALHGDTTSMNQVPVAPVKGKSEMDNACLSRECIHTASTVLRKMKPEVEPCDNFYEFACGTYIEEENIPDDKVAISTFSVISDKLQEQLKDIITADRPDTEPKHFRLPNLLYKACMNKTLIESRGAEPITRMAESLGGWPLLKGEAWNADNTWSWQEQVKKFRNAGFSMDYIIDFSIGVDLQNSTKRLIDLDQSALALSREYLVKGFNETLVTAYYEYMVDIAVLFGAKKDQAKKELLQSLEFEMALANISWPNEKRRNSSELYNLRSPQQLQAAYPYVQWVDYMNALLPEGLSMADDEMINLSVPSFFEDLGKLLAKTPQRDIANYMFWRIHSFSIGFLSEEFRKRQLQYATALSGRQEQEARWKECVDIATGSLGISVGSLYVRKHFNQDSKANALDMVNDIRAVFNDILDEVNWMDTKTKKEAKLKLHSMATHIGYPDEMLDNEKLAKYYAKLDIDPDKYFESFLGMNIFGTDYSFNKLRLPVNKTDWVRHARPAIVNAFYSSLENSIQFPAGILQGHFFNAQRPKYMNFGAIGYVIGHEITHGFDDQGRQFDVKGNLRDWWQPDTQKAYLSKAQCIIDQYGNYTERATGLHLNGINTQGENIADNGGVKESYIAYQRWVQKHGEEPKLPGLDYTPQQMFWISAGQTWCAKYRKESLKMRITTGVHSPSEFRVLGSLSNMKDFAKDFQCPEGSPMNPVQKCEVW